A genomic region of Mitsuaria sp. 7 contains the following coding sequences:
- a CDS encoding phospholipase A — MLSIREFRRRLAMAMTWAAALLAAFIAAMPQDASAQMAALPSENPALSAAAAAKSPADCAAIRDNDARLGCYDRLNGRAPDAPPPSAAAQVRLQPVPAALPVAAAASAPRVDDPCSRLPEASNSARNYLGSTLSERWELSCRDQMPRFLPRPHRPVYLLPVSWTSRSNRSPNPASSESPDNGVVQALDLDKNEAKFQISLKSKIWALDDHGTFSVWGAYTQNSRWQIYNGRESRPFRETNYEPELILTHGTDVGLPFGWKASMVGLSLNHQSNGRAAPLSRSWNRVIGELSLEHGETTVSLRPWWRILNTGSDDNPGIQDYVGRGEMLVTQKVGRHVFALTARHSLKGGDRSRGSAQLEWAFPIGGGLHGYLQLFSGYGESLIDYNFREQRIGLGVSVVEWR, encoded by the coding sequence ATGCTGTCGATCAGGGAGTTCCGCCGCCGTCTGGCCATGGCGATGACATGGGCCGCCGCGTTGCTGGCGGCGTTCATCGCGGCCATGCCGCAGGACGCGTCCGCGCAGATGGCGGCGCTGCCGTCCGAGAACCCGGCGCTGTCGGCTGCCGCGGCGGCAAAGTCGCCCGCCGACTGTGCCGCGATCCGCGACAACGATGCGCGTCTGGGCTGCTACGACCGCCTGAACGGCCGGGCGCCCGACGCGCCGCCGCCGTCGGCCGCCGCCCAGGTCCGGCTCCAGCCGGTGCCGGCCGCTTTGCCGGTGGCCGCCGCGGCCAGCGCCCCGCGCGTCGACGATCCCTGCTCGCGCCTGCCGGAGGCGTCCAACAGCGCCCGCAACTACCTGGGCTCGACGCTGTCGGAGCGCTGGGAGCTGTCCTGCCGCGACCAGATGCCGCGCTTCCTGCCGCGTCCCCACCGGCCGGTGTACCTGTTGCCGGTGTCGTGGACTTCGCGGTCCAACCGCTCGCCGAATCCGGCGTCGTCGGAGAGCCCGGACAACGGCGTGGTCCAGGCGCTGGACCTGGACAAGAACGAGGCCAAGTTCCAGATCAGCCTGAAGTCCAAGATCTGGGCGCTCGACGACCATGGCACGTTCTCGGTCTGGGGCGCGTACACGCAGAACTCGCGCTGGCAGATCTACAACGGGCGCGAGTCGCGGCCGTTCCGCGAGACCAACTACGAGCCCGAGCTGATCCTGACCCACGGGACCGATGTCGGGCTCCCGTTCGGCTGGAAGGCCAGCATGGTGGGCCTGAGCCTGAACCACCAGTCCAACGGCCGGGCGGCGCCGCTGTCGCGCAGCTGGAACCGGGTGATCGGCGAGCTCAGCCTGGAGCACGGCGAGACCACGGTGAGCCTGCGCCCCTGGTGGCGCATCCTCAACACCGGCAGCGACGACAACCCGGGCATCCAGGACTACGTCGGCCGCGGCGAGATGCTGGTGACGCAGAAGGTGGGCCGGCACGTGTTCGCCCTGACGGCGCGGCACAGCCTGAAGGGGGGCGACCGGTCGCGCGGATCGGCGCAGCTGGAGTGGGCCTTCCCCATCGGCGGCGGGCTGCACGGCTACCTGCAGCTGTTCAGCGGCTACGGCGAGAGCCTGATCGACTACAACTTCCGCGAGCAGCGGATCGGACTGGGCGTGTCGGTCGTCGAATGGCGCTGA
- the murQ gene encoding N-acetylmuramic acid 6-phosphate etherase, translating to MSSPLKTETPSAHHQDLDLYDSARLMEVFIDDQRSAVEAVRAAAPALAAAVDAALPRIAAGGRLLYAGAGTSGRLGVLDSVELVPTFSWPRERAVAVLAGGEGAMFVAVEGAEDDEPQGRRDIEALAPTPDDVLIGIAASGHTPYVLGALAAGRAAGCLTIAMANNPGAAVLAAGEHAILLDTGAEVISGSTRLKAGTAQKIALNSFSSALMVKLHKVYGNLMVDMKATNAKLVRRAVALTMRAAGADESAARAALDQCGFHVKTAVVMLLRRLDAAGAQALLARHAGDVRAALADR from the coding sequence ATGTCCTCTCCCCTGAAAACCGAAACCCCCAGCGCCCACCATCAAGACCTGGACCTGTACGACAGTGCCCGGCTGATGGAGGTCTTCATCGACGACCAGCGGTCGGCGGTGGAGGCGGTGCGGGCGGCGGCGCCCGCGCTGGCCGCGGCGGTGGACGCGGCGCTGCCGCGCATCGCGGCGGGCGGCCGGCTGCTGTATGCCGGCGCCGGGACGTCCGGCCGGCTGGGTGTGCTGGACAGCGTCGAGCTCGTGCCCACCTTCTCCTGGCCGCGCGAGCGCGCCGTCGCGGTGCTGGCGGGCGGCGAGGGCGCGATGTTCGTCGCCGTGGAAGGCGCGGAGGACGACGAGCCCCAGGGCCGCCGCGACATCGAGGCGCTCGCGCCGACTCCGGACGACGTGCTGATCGGCATCGCCGCCTCGGGCCACACGCCTTACGTGCTGGGCGCGCTGGCCGCGGGCCGCGCCGCCGGCTGCCTGACGATCGCGATGGCCAACAACCCGGGCGCCGCGGTGCTGGCCGCCGGCGAACATGCCATCCTGCTGGACACCGGCGCCGAAGTGATCTCCGGCAGCACGCGTCTGAAGGCGGGCACGGCGCAGAAGATCGCGCTGAACAGCTTCTCCAGCGCGCTGATGGTCAAGCTGCACAAGGTCTACGGCAACCTGATGGTGGACATGAAGGCCACCAACGCGAAGCTGGTCCGGCGTGCCGTCGCGCTGACCATGCGCGCCGCCGGCGCCGACGAGTCCGCGGCGCGCGCGGCGCTCGACCAGTGCGGCTTCCATGTGAAGACCGCCGTCGTGATGCTGCTGCGCCGGCTCGACGCGGCCGGGGCGCAGGCCCTGCTCGCGCGACACGCCGGCGACGTGCGCGCGGCGCTGGCCGATCGCTGA